In Agarivorans gilvus, one genomic interval encodes:
- the rplM gene encoding 50S ribosomal protein L13, with amino-acid sequence MKTFVAKPESVKRDWYVVDADGKTLGRIATEIASRLRGKHKAEYTPHVDTGDYIIVINAEKVAVTGNKAKDKIYHSHTGYPGGLKSISFEKLIDKAPERVIQSAVKGMLPKGPLGRAMFRKLKVFAGPEHTHAAQQPQVLDI; translated from the coding sequence ATGAAAACTTTTGTAGCCAAACCAGAAAGCGTAAAACGCGACTGGTACGTTGTTGACGCAGACGGTAAAACACTGGGTCGTATCGCAACTGAAATTGCTTCTCGCCTACGCGGTAAGCACAAAGCTGAATATACTCCTCACGTTGATACTGGTGATTACATCATCGTAATTAACGCTGAGAAAGTAGCCGTAACAGGCAACAAAGCGAAAGATAAAATTTACCATTCGCACACTGGTTACCCAGGTGGCCTAAAATCAATTAGCTTTGAAAAGTTAATCGATAAAGCTCCTGAGCGCGTTATCCAGTCTGCAGTGAAAGGTATGTTGCCAAAAGGTCCTCTAGGCCGTGCAATGTTCCGTAAACTGAAAGTATTCGCTGGACCTGAGCACACTCATGCGGCTCAGCAACCACAAGTATTAGACATTTAA